One window of the Rosa rugosa chromosome 3, drRosRugo1.1, whole genome shotgun sequence genome contains the following:
- the LOC133739093 gene encoding potassium channel KAT3 isoform X2, whose amino-acid sequence MSSSFITASPLPFLLRRRSSGEIRNLASVSSSILPAFGTVIDDGHLQTKKFVVAPYDRRYRWWQTFLVVLVVYSAWASPFELAFKKVATGSLMPVDLVVDAFFAVDIVLTFFVAYLDKSTYLLVLDHKKIASRYVTRYYFAMDVASTVPFQSLHRLFTGHTHNGLVFGILNLLRLWRLRRVSELFKRLEKDTRFSYFWIRYVKLICVTLFAVHSAGCFYYWMATHHKTSDDTWIGTEVHDFEHRSIWLGYTYAIYWATVTLTTVGYGDLHAVNFGEKVFSIFYMLFNIGLFAYLVGNMTNLVVHSAVRTLFMDVLIYKNGTEQFLSNLGSADMVGEFGVFFNIPQPFTVRTKRLSQVIRISHQYFKQMIQPQNEDAKIIITNFTQHLKDLKQEVLQEIPFLPELLEELNTEQGTESNVSTHNHESVNYHGNPTVEGTNKTCAPGPITMRVIIHGHHPNEGGSKGKLIHLPGSIDDLLRLAEKKLEKRGSTVVMADGSAVEELNALRDNDHLFIF is encoded by the exons ATGTCGTCGTCATTCATAACGGCGTCGCCCCTGCCTTTTCTGCTCCGAAGGCGCTCGAGTGGCGAAATCAGGAATTTGGCCTCGGTTTCGAGCAGCATATTGCCCGCTTTTGGAACCGTCATCGATGACGGCCACTTGCAGACCAAGAAATTTGTTGTTGCTCCCTACGATAGGAGATATCG GTGGTGGCAGACGTTCTTGGTGGTGCTGGTGGTGTACTCAGCATGGGCGTCGCCGTTCGAGTTGGCCTTCAAAAAGGTGGCAACAGGGTCTCTCATGCCGGTTGATTTGGTGGTCGATGCCTTCTTCGCCGTTGATATAGTTCTCACTTTCTTTGTGGCTTACTTGGATAAGTCAACCTACCTCCTAGTACTTGATCACAAAAAAATTGCATCCAG GTATGTTACGAGATATTACTTCGCAATGGACGTAGCCTCAACTGTACCGTTTCAATCCCTTCACAGGCTCTTCACTGGGCATACGCACAATGGCCTGGTCTTTGGCATCCTCAATCTGCTTCGTCTCTGGCGTCTCCGGCGCGTCAGTGAACTCTTTAAAAG GCTAGAGAAAGACACTCGCTTTAGTTACTTTTGGATCAGATACGTCAAACTCATATGT GTTACACTATTTGCTGTGCACTCGGCGGGTTGCTTCTACTACTGGATGGCCACCCATCACAAAACCTCAGATGATACATGGATTGGAACTGAGGTCCATGATTTTGAGCACAGAAGCATCTGGTTAGGTTACACATATGCCATATACTGGGCAACTGTCACCCTCACAACTGTTGGCTATGGTGACTTGCACGCAGTTAACTTTGGGGAGAAGGTTTTCAGCATATTCTATATGCTTTTCAACATTGGACTCTTTGCTTATTTGGTTGGAAACATGACCAATCTCGTTGTCCACAGTGCTGTCCGGACATTGTTCatg GACGTGCTAATATACAAGAACGGCACAGAACAG TTCTTGTCAAATCTAGGATCTGCAGACATGGTAGGAGAGTTTGGCGTATTTTTCAATATCCCACAACCTTTTACAGTGAGAACAAAAAGGCTTTCTCAAGTTATCCGCATCAGTCATCAGTATTTCAAGCAAATGATCCAGCCACAGAATGAAGACGCAAAGATAATCATCACAAACTTTACTCAG CACTTGAAGGACTTAAAACAGGAGGTGTTACAAGAAATTCCATTTCTACCAGAATTGCTGGAAGAACTGAATACAGAGCAG GGCACGGAATCAAATGTGAGTACACATAATCATGAATCAGTGAATTACCATGGAAATCCAACTGTGGAAG GAACAAACAAAACTTGTGCTCCAGGGCCTATCACCATGAGAGTCATAATTCATGGCCATCATCCAAATGAAGGCGGCTCGAAAGGAAAACTTATTCATCTGCCGGGTTCAATAGACGACCTTCTGAGATTAGCAG AGAAAAAGTTGGAAAAAAGAGGAAGCACAGTTGTCATGGCCGACGGCTCAGCGGTTGAAGAACTGAATGCTTTGAGAGACAATGATCACTTGTTTATCTTTTGA
- the LOC133739093 gene encoding potassium channel KAT3 isoform X1 has product MSSSFITASPLPFLLRRRSSGEIRNLASVSSSILPAFGTVIDDGHLQTKKFVVAPYDRRYRWWQTFLVVLVVYSAWASPFELAFKKVATGSLMPVDLVVDAFFAVDIVLTFFVAYLDKSTYLLVLDHKKIASRYVTRYYFAMDVASTVPFQSLHRLFTGHTHNGLVFGILNLLRLWRLRRVSELFKRLEKDTRFSYFWIRYVKLICVTLFAVHSAGCFYYWMATHHKTSDDTWIGTEVHDFEHRSIWLGYTYAIYWATVTLTTVGYGDLHAVNFGEKVFSIFYMLFNIGLFAYLVGNMTNLVVHSAVRTLFMRDSINEIFRYASKNRLPEGLKEQMLAHMQLKFKTAELQQEEVLQDLPKAIRSSIAHHLFRKTIDKTYLFKGISEELTVQLVSEMKAEYFPPKVDIILQNEIPTDFYILVAGALDVLIYKNGTEQFLSNLGSADMVGEFGVFFNIPQPFTVRTKRLSQVIRISHQYFKQMIQPQNEDAKIIITNFTQHLKDLKQEVLQEIPFLPELLEELNTEQGTESNVSTHNHESVNYHGNPTVEGTNKTCAPGPITMRVIIHGHHPNEGGSKGKLIHLPGSIDDLLRLAEKKLEKRGSTVVMADGSAVEELNALRDNDHLFIF; this is encoded by the exons ATGTCGTCGTCATTCATAACGGCGTCGCCCCTGCCTTTTCTGCTCCGAAGGCGCTCGAGTGGCGAAATCAGGAATTTGGCCTCGGTTTCGAGCAGCATATTGCCCGCTTTTGGAACCGTCATCGATGACGGCCACTTGCAGACCAAGAAATTTGTTGTTGCTCCCTACGATAGGAGATATCG GTGGTGGCAGACGTTCTTGGTGGTGCTGGTGGTGTACTCAGCATGGGCGTCGCCGTTCGAGTTGGCCTTCAAAAAGGTGGCAACAGGGTCTCTCATGCCGGTTGATTTGGTGGTCGATGCCTTCTTCGCCGTTGATATAGTTCTCACTTTCTTTGTGGCTTACTTGGATAAGTCAACCTACCTCCTAGTACTTGATCACAAAAAAATTGCATCCAG GTATGTTACGAGATATTACTTCGCAATGGACGTAGCCTCAACTGTACCGTTTCAATCCCTTCACAGGCTCTTCACTGGGCATACGCACAATGGCCTGGTCTTTGGCATCCTCAATCTGCTTCGTCTCTGGCGTCTCCGGCGCGTCAGTGAACTCTTTAAAAG GCTAGAGAAAGACACTCGCTTTAGTTACTTTTGGATCAGATACGTCAAACTCATATGT GTTACACTATTTGCTGTGCACTCGGCGGGTTGCTTCTACTACTGGATGGCCACCCATCACAAAACCTCAGATGATACATGGATTGGAACTGAGGTCCATGATTTTGAGCACAGAAGCATCTGGTTAGGTTACACATATGCCATATACTGGGCAACTGTCACCCTCACAACTGTTGGCTATGGTGACTTGCACGCAGTTAACTTTGGGGAGAAGGTTTTCAGCATATTCTATATGCTTTTCAACATTGGACTCTTTGCTTATTTGGTTGGAAACATGACCAATCTCGTTGTCCACAGTGCTGTCCGGACATTGTTCatg AGGGACTCCATCAATGAGATATTCAGATATGCAAGCAAGAACAGACTTCCAGAAGGCTTGAAAGAGCAAATGCTTGCCCACATGCAGCTCAAGTTCAAGACAGCAGAGTTACAGCAGGAAGAAGTTCTACAGGACCTTCCGAAAGCAATAAGATCCAGCATTGCCCACCATCTTTTCCGTAAAACCATTGATAAAACATACCTATTTAAAGGAATCTCTGAAGAGCTTACTGTCCAATTG GTCTCAGAGATGAAAGCAGAATATTTTCCACCCAAAGTCGATATTATCTTGCAAAACGAAATTCCAACAGACTTTTACATTCTAGTAGCTGGAGCTTTG GACGTGCTAATATACAAGAACGGCACAGAACAG TTCTTGTCAAATCTAGGATCTGCAGACATGGTAGGAGAGTTTGGCGTATTTTTCAATATCCCACAACCTTTTACAGTGAGAACAAAAAGGCTTTCTCAAGTTATCCGCATCAGTCATCAGTATTTCAAGCAAATGATCCAGCCACAGAATGAAGACGCAAAGATAATCATCACAAACTTTACTCAG CACTTGAAGGACTTAAAACAGGAGGTGTTACAAGAAATTCCATTTCTACCAGAATTGCTGGAAGAACTGAATACAGAGCAG GGCACGGAATCAAATGTGAGTACACATAATCATGAATCAGTGAATTACCATGGAAATCCAACTGTGGAAG GAACAAACAAAACTTGTGCTCCAGGGCCTATCACCATGAGAGTCATAATTCATGGCCATCATCCAAATGAAGGCGGCTCGAAAGGAAAACTTATTCATCTGCCGGGTTCAATAGACGACCTTCTGAGATTAGCAG AGAAAAAGTTGGAAAAAAGAGGAAGCACAGTTGTCATGGCCGACGGCTCAGCGGTTGAAGAACTGAATGCTTTGAGAGACAATGATCACTTGTTTATCTTTTGA